A window of Bradyrhizobium diazoefficiens genomic DNA:
GCTAGCGACCATGGCGACACTCTACCGGGGCAATGTCCCCACGATGGGCCGGACCGCGGATGCGGCTGGACCCGCGATCCGAACCATCCAGCTATCCGATCTGCACGATGCGCTCAAGCGCGGCTGGGAAGATTTCAAGGCCGTTCCGAGCCACGCCATCATCCTCTGCGTGATCTACCCGGTGCTCGGCCTCGTGCTGGCCCGCGCGGTGATGGGCTATTCGGTGCTGCCATTGTTGTTTCCGCTTGCCGCTGGCTTCGCGCTGATCGGCCCCTTCGCGGCGCTCGGTCTCTATCAGCTTTCCAGCCGGCGCGAACGCCATGAAGAAGCCAGCGCCTGGGATGCAATGGAGGTGCTGCGCTCGCCCTCGTTCGGGGCGATGCTCGGCCTCGGCACATTGCTGCTCGCTCTGTTCGTGACCTGGGTTGCAACCGCGCAGGCAATCTATGTCGCGGCGTTCGGCTATCAGGGCGTGACCGGATTCTCGGACTTCGTGACGCGCGTGCTGACGACGCCGCAAGGCTGGTGGCTGATTGTGGTTGGCTGCGGCACCGGCTTCCTGTTCGCGCTCGCCGCGCTCTGCCTCAGCGTCGTGTCGTTTCCGCTGATGCTGGACCGCCATGCCGGCGCGTTCGACGCGATGAGCACTTCGCTGCGCGTCGTTGCGAGGAACCCGCTGCCGATGGCGGCCTGGGGCCTCATCGTGGCGGTGCTGCTCGCGCTCGGCACGATCCCGGCCTTCCTCGGCCTTGCCGTGGTGATCCCCCTGCTCGGCCATGCCACCTGGCATCTCTACCGCAAGGTGATCGTCTCGGAGCCCGGTGCACATCCGGTGCCGCCCCCGCCCCATCGTCCGCGCAAGCCGGCTGCCGATTTCCCGGCCAACCTCTTCCCCTGGCGTAACAGGCCGGACGCCTGACGATGTCGTGACATTGCGATCCTGCCCTGGCTCGGGCAGGATCGCCCCGTCCCACGCCTTGCTTTGGCCGCGGTTCCGACCGAGATTGCGCCGCCGGTCAGATCGCCCCACGGAATTCATTGACTCGAATGACCTCGACGATTTCGCGTCTGTTTCTCGCAGCCTTCGCCCTCTCCGCGTCAATCCTATCCGCCCAGCCAGCGTTCGCCGCGGCGGCGTGCGGTTCGGGCAATTTCGATAGCTGGCTTGCGGACTTCAAGGCCGACGCTGCGGCGAAGGGCATCTCACAACAGGCCATTGCATCGGGGCTCGCCGGCGTGACGCTTGATCAGAGCGTGCTCAACCGCGACCGTTCGCAAAAGGTCTTCACCCAGACCTTTGAGGAGTTTTCCGGCCGCATGGTGCCGCCGCGCATGCAGCGCGGCTCCAACATGATGAAGCGATACGGCTCGGTTCTGTCGCGCATCGAGCAGGCCTACGGCGTTCCCGGCGAGGTCCTGGTCGCGATCTGGGGTCTGGAGACCGATTTCGGCGTCAACACCGGCAAGTTCGCCACCATCCGCTCGCTCGCAACCCTGGCCTATGACTGCCGCCGCGCCGAGCAGTTCCGCGGCGAGCTGATGGATGCGCTGCGCATCGTCCAGCGCGGCGATCTCGCGCCAGCCGACATGAAGGGCGCCTGGGCCGGCGAACTCGGCCAGACCCAGTTCATGCCGTCGTCCTGGATGAAATACGCCGTCGATTTCGACGGCAACGGCAAGCGCGATCTCCTGCACAACGCGCCCGACGTGCTTGCCTCCACGGCCAATTATCTCGCCAGCCATGGCTGGCAAAAAGGCAAGGACTGGCAGCCGGGCAGTCCGAATTTTGCAGTGCTCCTGCAGTGGAATAAGAGCGAGGTCTATTCCAAGACCGTCGCCTATTTCGCCGCCCAGCTGGCGCACGCTCCCTAAGCCTCACCAAAGTCTCGTCAGGCCACGCGCAGCCGAATCACTGCTAACCCGCCTTCCCTTAAGTTTGGCTGGTGTCTGCTCATAAACAATGAATTTTTATTCATATCATTCGGTTTCTCTTATGCGACTCACGCAGGCAAAACTTGGGCTTAAGCGCTGATCGGCTGGCTTGCGGGCTGTTCACAGGCAACTTATTTCCGAGATGATCGAGATCAATCGACCGGCACTAAACCCGTGATTTGACGGACATTTACTGCCAATTCCGGACGATCTGGCGCAAGCTTTTCGGATGAATGCCCTCCGGTTAATCGTCCGTTACCCTCGCTATGCATTGGGCGCCTAGCTGCATCGCAACATCGGAACTTCCGCACTGCAGCACTCTCATCTATATTCATTTCAACGATGAGGCCCGGGCAAGGGCTGAATCGAGCTACAGGAGACTACCAATGCTGCTCTCGCTCATCCGCATGATCCAGGCCTTCCGGGACTATCAGCGCAATGTTGCCGAGCTGTCCCAGCTCAGTGATCGCGAACTGGCCGATATCGGCCTCGATCGCTCGGACATCCCGCGCGTTGCCGCCGGTCAGTTTCAGGGCTGACATCGTTCAGCCCTCGACCGGACGAACCGATAGCGCCCGCCTTGTGCGGGCGTTGTCGTATCTGGTGGCAGAAAACTCGATATCGGCGATTCCACTGACCGCCGAAAAGCGCTACCTGTCCGCCCC
This region includes:
- a CDS encoding DUF1127 domain-containing protein encodes the protein MLLSLIRMIQAFRDYQRNVAELSQLSDRELADIGLDRSDIPRVAAGQFQG
- a CDS encoding lytic murein transglycosylase, which produces MTSTISRLFLAAFALSASILSAQPAFAAAACGSGNFDSWLADFKADAAAKGISQQAIASGLAGVTLDQSVLNRDRSQKVFTQTFEEFSGRMVPPRMQRGSNMMKRYGSVLSRIEQAYGVPGEVLVAIWGLETDFGVNTGKFATIRSLATLAYDCRRAEQFRGELMDALRIVQRGDLAPADMKGAWAGELGQTQFMPSSWMKYAVDFDGNGKRDLLHNAPDVLASTANYLASHGWQKGKDWQPGSPNFAVLLQWNKSEVYSKTVAYFAAQLAHAP
- a CDS encoding DUF2189 domain-containing protein — encoded protein: MATLYRGNVPTMGRTADAAGPAIRTIQLSDLHDALKRGWEDFKAVPSHAIILCVIYPVLGLVLARAVMGYSVLPLLFPLAAGFALIGPFAALGLYQLSSRRERHEEASAWDAMEVLRSPSFGAMLGLGTLLLALFVTWVATAQAIYVAAFGYQGVTGFSDFVTRVLTTPQGWWLIVVGCGTGFLFALAALCLSVVSFPLMLDRHAGAFDAMSTSLRVVARNPLPMAAWGLIVAVLLALGTIPAFLGLAVVIPLLGHATWHLYRKVIVSEPGAHPVPPPPHRPRKPAADFPANLFPWRNRPDA